The genomic stretch CGCCGCCGGATGGAAGCGCCGGGCCCGGCGCAGGCCACGGCGCACCAGCCGCAGGTTGCGCCAGAGTTCTCCGTAGAAGGCCCCCATCAAGCGCAGGCCGCCGAGTGCCCCACGCAGGCGACGCAACGGGTTGGAGGCATAAAACACCTCGAAGGAGTTCTGCAGGGGGTTGCCCCCACGGCCATCCACCGGGGCGTAGATCTGGATGTCGCGCCAGGAGAACACCAGCAGGGTGGGGCGGAAAGCCTCGATCGTGCGCAGGAGAACCCGCTCCACATCCAGCAGGGGCAGGGCCGCCAGATCGAGGATGCGCTGGGGCAACCCAGGGAAACGTTTGTGCAGGTGATCGGCCAGGTACACCGGCCCGATCGGAAAGATCGGATTGCAGGGCAGGCGGATCAGTAGAACCCGCTCGGCGGTGACACCTGAGGTCGGCAGATTCGGTTCCAGCTGCATCTCCGGCCGCGCCATCGGCTCCCTCAGGCCAGGACGGACGCTAACAAGCGTGCATGAAGAGAAGTGGCCCGGCGGCGGAGATCGGGCGGCAACCAGGGGATGAAGCGGTCATGAACGCAGAGGCGCGGGCGCAGCGCCCAGCCCGCCAGCTCCAGCCGGCCGCTCAGCTCCCGGGGGCTGGGCTGGGGATAGGCGGCATTGATCACGTCATGACTGTCGAGGCCACCGAGATCATTGATGCCGGCCTCAAGCGCCTGAGGCAAGCTCTCCAGAGGCCAGAGGTTGGGTGGCAGCTGCAGAGTCACCTCGGCAGGCAGGATCCGCCGGGCGGCTTCGATCAGCTCGAGCAGATCCTGCTGCTCGGCACTTCCGAGCGGGACGGCCTGAGCGCCATCGGGCCGCCAGGGCTGCAGGATCACTTCCTGCAGATGCCCCCATTGCTTCTGCAGAGCCGCCAGAAGCTCAAGGGCCCGCAGCCGGTCCGAGCGGCTCTCCCCCACGCCCAGAAGCAGACCGGAGGTGAAGGGGATCCCAAGGCGCCCCGCCTGCTCCAGCTGACCGAGGCGCAGGGCGAGGCGTTTGCTGGGCGCCGCCTTGTGCAACCGCTCGTAGGCTGGGCCAAGTCCCTCCAGCATCAGGCCCAGGGAGGGGTTGAGCCTGGCAAGGGCGGCCATTTCCCGCCGCGAGAGAGGGCCGGCGTTGGTATGGGGCAACCGCCCCAGTGACAGGGCCAGCCGACTGAAGGCCAACAGGCGCGAGAACCACCCGACCCTCTGCGGGGAAGCGGGGGCCACCTCACCGCTGAGCAGGAGCACTTCAGTGGAATCCGGCCGCCGGCGCAGGCTGCGCCGGGCCCCGGCAAGGGTGAGATCGGTGGTGCTCCCCGGGTCACGGCGAAACCCGCAGTACTCACAGGCGTTGAAACAACTGCGGCTGGGAACCAAGGTGACGCTGGGGCTCCAGCGCACCAGCCGGGACGGGTCCACGTCGGGCTCCTGGCCAGGCCTGAACGGGGGAATGACCGTCAG from Synechococcus sp. CBW1107 encodes the following:
- the cofG gene encoding 7,8-didemethyl-8-hydroxy-5-deazariboflavin synthase subunit CofG, whose amino-acid sequence is MDPSRLVRWSPSVTLVPSRSCFNACEYCGFRRDPGSTTDLTLAGARRSLRRRPDSTEVLLLSGEVAPASPQRVGWFSRLLAFSRLALSLGRLPHTNAGPLSRREMAALARLNPSLGLMLEGLGPAYERLHKAAPSKRLALRLGQLEQAGRLGIPFTSGLLLGVGESRSDRLRALELLAALQKQWGHLQEVILQPWRPDGAQAVPLGSAEQQDLLELIEAARRILPAEVTLQLPPNLWPLESLPQALEAGINDLGGLDSHDVINAAYPQPSPRELSGRLELAGWALRPRLCVHDRFIPWLPPDLRRRATSLHARLLASVLA